A DNA window from Porphyromonas gingivalis ATCC 33277 contains the following coding sequences:
- a CDS encoding MFS transporter, with product MTDAIKQSLRDKPAVRWTALILVAATMFFAYMFVDVLSPLKTQLEQQVNWSSTVFGSYGSSEFFINVFFGFLILAGIILDRMGVRFTAILSGSLMLLGALIKVYALSEVFNGGGFGYDMLNSFSMGFPPSAKLACVGFAIFGCGCEMAGVTVSRAIVKWFHGKELALAMGLEMAIARLGVFAVFWTSPIISKQFEGTLQSVQVPVIFVTALLFIGLILYVIYGILDKKLDREVQDANMEEEEPFRFKDLKQVFGNSMFWIVALLCVLYYSAIFPFQKFATEMLQSNIGLTAEGAARIFSMFPLGAMVLTPFLGAFLDKVGKGATMLIVGAVLMFICHLTFAIFPFESGTTSSLAIAIAAIVVLGISFSLVPAALWPSVPKIIDPKVLGSAYSAIFFIQNIGLMVVPIVIGAILDTTNKGVAAGEPKNYTLAMLVFASFGVLAFILGILLKGADVKKGYGLELPNIEK from the coding sequence ATGACTGACGCAATCAAACAATCCCTCAGGGACAAGCCCGCAGTCCGGTGGACAGCACTTATCTTAGTGGCTGCCACCATGTTTTTTGCCTACATGTTCGTGGATGTGCTTTCTCCTCTGAAAACACAGTTAGAGCAACAAGTCAATTGGAGTTCCACCGTCTTCGGCTCTTATGGCAGTAGCGAGTTCTTTATCAACGTTTTCTTCGGATTCCTCATATTGGCAGGGATCATCCTGGACCGCATGGGCGTGCGTTTCACTGCCATTTTATCCGGCAGTTTGATGCTTTTGGGTGCCCTTATTAAGGTATATGCCTTGAGTGAAGTCTTCAATGGCGGCGGCTTCGGCTACGATATGCTCAATTCCTTTTCTATGGGTTTCCCGCCATCTGCCAAGCTGGCCTGTGTCGGTTTTGCTATTTTCGGATGTGGCTGTGAAATGGCCGGCGTAACCGTTTCCCGTGCTATCGTGAAGTGGTTCCATGGCAAAGAGTTGGCTTTGGCCATGGGACTTGAGATGGCTATTGCCCGTTTGGGAGTCTTCGCCGTGTTCTGGACTTCGCCTATCATTTCAAAGCAGTTCGAAGGTACGCTTCAGAGCGTTCAGGTACCGGTTATTTTCGTTACGGCACTCCTTTTCATCGGTTTGATTCTTTATGTTATCTACGGTATCCTCGATAAGAAGCTCGACCGCGAAGTACAGGATGCAAATATGGAAGAGGAAGAGCCTTTCCGCTTCAAAGATCTCAAACAGGTGTTCGGCAATAGCATGTTCTGGATTGTTGCCCTCTTGTGCGTGCTTTACTATTCAGCCATTTTCCCCTTTCAGAAGTTTGCCACCGAGATGCTTCAGTCCAATATCGGTCTGACGGCCGAAGGAGCTGCCCGTATCTTCAGTATGTTCCCCTTGGGAGCCATGGTGCTGACGCCTTTCCTCGGCGCATTCTTGGATAAGGTCGGGAAAGGAGCCACCATGCTTATTGTCGGAGCAGTACTGATGTTTATCTGCCACCTGACATTCGCCATTTTCCCCTTTGAGAGCGGCACCACTTCTTCTCTTGCCATAGCCATTGCAGCCATCGTCGTACTGGGTATTTCTTTCTCTTTGGTACCTGCTGCTCTCTGGCCGTCGGTACCCAAGATTATCGACCCCAAAGTACTTGGCTCGGCTTATTCGGCCATTTTCTTTATTCAGAATATCGGCTTGATGGTTGTTCCCATCGTGATCGGAGCCATCCTCGACACCACGAATAAGGGTGTTGCAGCCGGCGAACCGAAGAACTATACTTTGGCGATGTTGGTTTTTGCTTCGTTCGGTGTTCTCGCCTTTATCCTCGGTATTCTCCTGAAAGGTGCCGATGTGAAGAAAGGCTACGGACTCGAGCTTCCCAATATCGAGAAATAG
- the lptC gene encoding LPS export ABC transporter periplasmic protein LptC, whose translation MDPGQRIKTIKNTTLLLSGAVVVFFCFLSFAACRRGKTEVVKHDLNLDSAYSMHTTDVNTLISDSGLVQFRMKAKDWFIYDRGEKPHWLFPNGIYVERFDTLNHILATIVADTAYYMIDDDRFILIGHAHIRNMNDENFHSPRFIWDKKNAIVYSDDTVYIQSPDKILRGTSFTATQDMGEYTIFNHSGDYYVSEEEDKSADTIPIRQGDRTAKPAASPFMPRPSASPTTKEQK comes from the coding sequence ATGGACCCCGGCCAACGAATAAAAACTATCAAGAACACAACACTGCTTCTATCAGGGGCAGTCGTTGTGTTTTTCTGTTTCTTATCTTTCGCCGCTTGTCGGAGGGGTAAAACGGAAGTGGTCAAACATGATCTGAATCTGGATTCGGCCTATTCGATGCACACGACTGATGTCAATACGTTAATATCCGATTCCGGATTGGTACAGTTCAGGATGAAAGCCAAAGATTGGTTCATTTATGATAGGGGAGAAAAACCTCACTGGCTGTTTCCCAATGGGATCTATGTAGAACGGTTCGACACACTGAATCACATCTTAGCCACTATCGTGGCAGATACTGCCTATTATATGATCGACGATGATCGCTTTATCCTCATTGGTCATGCACATATCCGCAATATGAATGACGAGAACTTCCATTCCCCCCGATTTATATGGGATAAGAAGAACGCCATTGTTTATTCCGATGATACGGTCTACATTCAAAGCCCGGACAAAATACTCCGAGGGACGTCTTTCACTGCAACCCAAGATATGGGTGAGTACACCATATTCAATCATTCCGGCGACTACTATGTGAGTGAAGAGGAGGACAAATCCGCCGACACCATACCGATTCGTCAAGGGGATCGGACAGCAAAGCCTGCCGCTTCTCCTTTCATGCCGAGGCCATCGGCTTCTCCAACCACCAAAGAGCAAAAATGA
- a CDS encoding tetratricopeptide repeat protein has translation MNARNLFATAALLFTASTAFAQTGVQTNTPFGSGEDSIRCRQNISLFTSYAKTGNYKDAYDFWEKAYEECPASTKNIYIYGVKISEWRLQNEQDPAKRQQIIDKILKLYDDRVKYFGEDPKYGTDYIMASKISDYMQYMGDKTDYDKVYEWIKPAIDQHGENATPRALFYYAYSSLNKAIRNEAWHETYIKDYTFASQAMEKQLEVADEKGKEFIQPLKTQIDELFAQSGLADCNTLVKMYGDKLEENKTDTTFLKNMLGMFHASDCETHPLYFQANKYLFAVQPSAIAAMGLAKEAMEGNRYNEASDYLQKAIELSKNAKDRAACNYTLGLLAMKQGSYSTARSYCNKALAEDPAMGDALILIAQMYAATANTVFPGDAIKARCVYFLAVDKLQRAKNIDPSCAPRANRLISQYSRNFPSPADVFMHPDLEKGKSLFVGGWIGESTVIR, from the coding sequence ATGAATGCAAGAAATTTGTTTGCAACGGCAGCACTGCTTTTTACCGCAAGCACAGCCTTTGCTCAGACCGGAGTTCAAACAAATACCCCATTCGGTAGTGGAGAAGACAGCATCCGTTGCCGTCAAAACATAAGTCTCTTTACCTCTTATGCGAAAACGGGTAATTACAAGGATGCCTATGATTTTTGGGAGAAAGCCTATGAGGAGTGCCCCGCTTCCACGAAGAATATCTATATCTACGGTGTGAAGATCAGCGAATGGCGCTTACAAAACGAACAGGATCCGGCCAAACGTCAGCAGATCATCGATAAAATTCTCAAGCTGTATGATGACCGTGTCAAATACTTCGGAGAAGACCCCAAGTATGGAACGGACTATATCATGGCCAGCAAAATATCGGACTATATGCAGTATATGGGCGATAAAACGGATTATGACAAGGTTTATGAATGGATCAAGCCGGCCATCGATCAGCATGGAGAGAATGCTACGCCTCGAGCCCTATTCTATTATGCTTACTCCTCTCTGAACAAAGCTATCAGAAATGAGGCATGGCACGAAACCTATATTAAGGATTATACGTTTGCATCCCAGGCCATGGAGAAGCAGTTGGAAGTGGCCGATGAGAAAGGCAAAGAGTTTATCCAACCGCTGAAAACTCAGATCGACGAACTCTTCGCCCAGAGCGGTCTTGCAGACTGCAATACTTTGGTGAAAATGTATGGCGATAAGCTGGAGGAGAACAAGACGGATACGACTTTCCTGAAGAATATGCTCGGCATGTTCCACGCATCCGACTGCGAGACTCACCCGCTTTATTTCCAAGCCAATAAATACCTCTTTGCCGTACAGCCCTCAGCTATAGCTGCTATGGGCCTTGCTAAAGAGGCGATGGAAGGAAATCGATACAATGAAGCCAGCGACTATCTCCAAAAGGCTATCGAACTGAGTAAGAATGCCAAAGACCGTGCAGCCTGCAACTATACGTTGGGTCTGTTGGCTATGAAGCAGGGTAGTTACTCTACGGCACGCTCTTACTGCAATAAAGCACTGGCCGAAGATCCTGCGATGGGCGATGCTCTTATCCTGATTGCCCAAATGTATGCAGCAACGGCCAATACTGTCTTCCCCGGTGATGCTATCAAGGCACGCTGTGTATATTTCCTGGCAGTGGACAAACTCCAGCGTGCCAAGAATATAGATCCTTCTTGTGCTCCCAGAGCCAATCGTCTGATCAGTCAGTATAGTCGCAACTTCCCTTCTCCTGCTGATGTGTTTATGCATCCGGATTTGGAGAAAGGCAAGAGTCTCTTTGTCGGAGGATGGATCGGCGAATCTACTGTCATTCGCTAA
- a CDS encoding hemolysin family protein, with the protein MNYLYILITLLLSGFFSGAEIAFLSSDKLRLELDRNRGDLTGRALNLLYRHPDQLVTTLLVGNNIVLVVYGLLMAGLLAAPLAQWIDNDAMIVVLQSVLSTIIILFTGEFLPKAIFKTNANMMMRVFALPIVAIYYLLYPLSKLFTGLSRSFIRLVDKNYVPTTVGLGRVDLDHYLAENMSGENEQNDLTTEVKIIQNALDFSGIQVRDCMIPRNEMIACELQTDIEVLKTTFIDTGLSKIIIYRQNIDDVVGYIHSSEMFRGQDWQKRINTTVFVPESMYANKLMRLLMQRKKSIAIVIDELGGTAGMVTLEDLVEEIFGDIEDEHDTRKIIAKQLGPHTYLVSGRMEIDDVNERFGLSLPESDDYLTVAGFILNSHQNIPQANEVVEIAPYTFTILRSSSTKIELVKMSIDDQSN; encoded by the coding sequence ATGAATTACCTGTACATACTGATTACACTTTTACTCTCCGGCTTTTTTTCCGGTGCTGAGATTGCTTTCCTTTCTTCGGACAAACTGCGTCTTGAGTTGGACAGGAATAGAGGCGATCTCACTGGCAGAGCGTTAAACTTGCTGTATCGACATCCGGACCAATTGGTGACTACTCTCCTTGTAGGTAATAATATCGTTTTGGTAGTCTATGGTCTGCTGATGGCGGGATTGCTGGCCGCACCTTTGGCGCAATGGATTGATAACGATGCTATGATCGTCGTTCTCCAATCTGTCTTATCCACTATCATCATATTGTTTACCGGGGAATTTCTACCCAAAGCCATTTTCAAGACCAATGCCAATATGATGATGAGGGTATTCGCCCTCCCTATCGTAGCGATCTATTATCTGCTTTATCCTCTGTCTAAACTCTTCACCGGTTTATCTCGCTCTTTTATTCGTCTGGTGGACAAGAATTATGTGCCCACAACAGTAGGGTTGGGGCGCGTAGACCTCGATCATTATTTGGCAGAAAATATGTCCGGAGAAAACGAACAGAACGACTTGACTACCGAAGTGAAAATCATCCAGAATGCGCTGGATTTCTCCGGTATTCAGGTGCGAGACTGCATGATCCCACGCAATGAAATGATAGCATGCGAGTTGCAAACGGATATTGAAGTACTCAAAACGACTTTTATCGATACCGGTTTGTCCAAGATCATTATCTACAGACAGAACATAGATGACGTAGTAGGATATATCCATTCGAGCGAAATGTTTCGTGGGCAAGACTGGCAAAAACGTATCAATACTACTGTATTCGTACCCGAAAGCATGTATGCCAATAAACTGATGCGACTACTCATGCAGCGCAAGAAAAGCATTGCGATCGTCATCGATGAACTTGGAGGTACGGCGGGTATGGTCACATTGGAGGATTTGGTAGAAGAGATTTTCGGTGACATCGAGGACGAACACGACACTCGCAAGATCATAGCCAAACAGCTCGGCCCTCATACCTATCTGGTCAGTGGTCGTATGGAAATAGATGATGTGAACGAACGTTTTGGGTTGTCCTTGCCTGAGTCTGACGACTACCTTACCGTGGCCGGATTTATCCTGAATAGCCATCAAAATATCCCACAGGCCAATGAGGTCGTGGAGATTGCTCCTTATACTTTTACCATTCTCAGATCCTCTTCCACCAAGATCGAACTGGTGAAAATGTCCATCGACGACCAATCGAACTAA
- a CDS encoding type III pantothenate kinase gives MSFNLIVDQGNSACKVAFIRNNGIESISFLPGKAGQALSHLVAPHRFDKAIYSSVGLPDEEAEAIVRSCAAASLMMGTETPVPLRLQYDRRTLGADRLAAVVGAHSLYPNTELLVIDAGTAITYERVSAEGIYLGGNISPGLHLRFKALHLFTGRLPLIDPSGISPKIAEYGSSTEEAITAGVIHGLAGEIDRYIDDLHAKEGRSAVILTGGDANYLARIIRSGILIHPDLVLLGLNRILEYNV, from the coding sequence ATGTCCTTCAATCTGATCGTTGATCAAGGCAATTCTGCCTGTAAGGTTGCTTTCATCCGAAATAATGGTATAGAGAGCATTTCCTTCCTGCCGGGAAAAGCCGGACAGGCACTCAGCCATCTCGTCGCTCCCCACCGTTTCGACAAGGCTATCTACTCATCTGTGGGGCTTCCCGACGAAGAGGCTGAAGCCATTGTGAGAAGTTGTGCAGCTGCTTCCTTGATGATGGGGACTGAGACCCCCGTACCCCTTCGCCTGCAATATGATCGCCGCACTTTGGGTGCCGACCGACTGGCTGCGGTGGTCGGAGCGCATAGTCTCTATCCGAATACCGAATTGCTGGTGATCGACGCCGGTACTGCCATCACTTATGAACGAGTATCCGCTGAAGGGATCTATCTCGGTGGCAATATATCGCCCGGTCTCCACTTGCGCTTCAAGGCTCTTCATCTCTTTACGGGCAGGCTCCCTCTGATTGATCCCTCCGGTATCTCTCCGAAAATAGCCGAGTATGGTTCCTCGACCGAAGAAGCGATCACAGCCGGAGTAATTCATGGCCTGGCAGGGGAGATAGACAGATATATTGACGATCTGCACGCTAAAGAGGGGCGGTCTGCCGTTATACTGACCGGAGGAGATGCCAACTATTTGGCACGGATTATAAGAAGCGGAATACTAATTCATCCCGATTTAGTACTTTTGGGCCTAAATAGAATTTTAGAATATAATGTATAA
- a CDS encoding MgtC/SapB family protein → MELWQSIPKEFINFMLVILFSLSLGMEQHKQNKANTEKRIFGTDRTFTFFGLLGYILLLPSKEEMWPFLIGFIVIACFMMIFYLMRIREERQYGLTTVMLGLLVYTFPLVIVRCPLWIALLVFVVVLILAEIKKPLQDFSAQVGENEFLTLAKFIIIAFIVLPMLPDQEISALLPVSPYRIWLAVVVVSAVSYFSYLLRRYMFPKAGLILSGVLGGLYSSVVTTVILAKQSKEGKHSPRMYAGSIIIASAMMYFRVYILLLIFNQNLAISSWHYFLLLFLVSAAVGYLFYKKGEKAKSLDTLDAASDNPLEFKVALVFAILYLVFSALTQFMITQFGSAGLTTLSFIVGFTDITPFLLNLFQGHYEITSTMILIATMQVMTSNNILKAVYTKVWSTPETTKWTWRGLGLIIALNLAVILLLYML, encoded by the coding sequence ATGGAACTTTGGCAATCGATACCGAAAGAGTTTATCAACTTCATGCTCGTCATACTTTTTTCTTTAAGTCTGGGGATGGAGCAGCACAAGCAAAATAAGGCCAATACGGAGAAGAGGATTTTCGGAACAGACCGAACTTTCACCTTTTTCGGGCTATTGGGTTATATCCTCCTGCTACCATCGAAAGAAGAGATGTGGCCGTTTCTCATCGGTTTTATCGTCATTGCCTGTTTCATGATGATATTCTATCTGATGAGAATACGGGAAGAGAGACAGTATGGTCTGACGACAGTGATGCTCGGTCTATTGGTTTATACCTTCCCCCTTGTCATAGTGCGTTGTCCTCTTTGGATAGCTCTTCTTGTTTTCGTCGTAGTCTTGATCCTTGCCGAGATCAAAAAGCCGCTCCAAGACTTCAGTGCGCAGGTAGGGGAGAATGAGTTTCTCACACTGGCCAAGTTCATTATCATAGCTTTTATCGTCTTGCCCATGCTGCCGGATCAGGAGATTTCGGCTCTGCTTCCCGTCTCCCCCTATCGAATCTGGTTGGCCGTTGTCGTCGTTTCCGCAGTATCGTACTTCAGTTACCTGCTTCGCCGGTATATGTTTCCCAAGGCCGGTCTGATCCTTTCGGGAGTACTCGGAGGTCTTTACAGCAGTGTGGTCACAACGGTCATTTTGGCCAAGCAAAGCAAGGAGGGAAAGCACAGCCCCCGCATGTATGCCGGATCCATCATTATCGCTTCCGCCATGATGTATTTCCGCGTATATATCCTGCTCCTTATCTTCAATCAAAACCTTGCCATCAGCTCATGGCACTATTTCTTGCTCCTCTTTCTTGTCTCGGCCGCTGTGGGTTATCTTTTTTATAAGAAAGGAGAAAAGGCCAAAAGTCTCGACACGCTCGATGCCGCCAGCGATAATCCGTTGGAGTTTAAGGTCGCTTTGGTTTTTGCCATCCTTTATTTGGTCTTTTCGGCACTAACTCAATTCATGATCACGCAGTTCGGATCGGCCGGATTGACCACGCTCTCCTTTATCGTCGGGTTCACGGATATTACTCCCTTCCTGCTAAACCTCTTCCAGGGGCATTATGAGATCACGTCCACGATGATCCTGATCGCCACCATGCAGGTCATGACCAGCAACAATATCCTGAAAGCCGTATACACCAAAGTGTGGAGTACGCCGGAGACCACCAAGTGGACTTGGAGAGGGCTTGGCCTTATCATAGCATTGAATCTGGCGGTCATCCTCCTGCTCTATATGCTCTGA
- a CDS encoding peptidylprolyl isomerase — MATLEKIRGKAGLLIVVVGVALFAFIIGDFLRSGSTFFRQSQEVVLDINGEKIKIYDYQQRLKAMEKRAEQSGTKITDEQRASLNNQLAQQYVQDYVLGQQADKLGLTVSPEELLALIIGDGVQPSMFAQQFFSRFGINGSDRAAVNDFLNHISDKQIKSQPAEQQGYLYEIQSEWQSVEKQIADTRMQEKLGALLTRSYAINDIDARYESGVPSREVAVAQAPISVIGDTSIRATDEEIKKYYNEHKEFFVQKYPSTIVQYISSQVVPSAQDMANAEVEMQKVRTEMQQQSDVEALARNYSDKFVSPSFLTSAELDRMNLGVSITEFIKTATPGEVNIPMLENNHYSLVKLVAKKSGFESLNVAIIALDSANLSKADSLCNALNEGGDFAAAARTFSADPTSRETGGVLTFPNQFTQMPDSTITEAMAQQLHLDTLFSIPSNRVIKMNQDKFVFLAKAFNPKPAVDKYKIAYIGVDANFSDETYNKKFMELNEMLNSGKPFPKLAEQARSKGLSIEENAEVTVFSDHVGNIPSSREIVSWALKAEKDEVNEKIFRCGTDYLVIAAVKDQIPSGYRPVEKIKEQIANQLRVEKQGEKLVADLKAKKLDNLEAYASAMNTKIDTLAGISYSPRGGEAAELAGYAMSTPLTKLSEPFAARNYVMVVKPLTQNEKAAGQSVEAQIAQKRRALGQQTAYRAFRKMLDQVPVTDNRARFY; from the coding sequence ATGGCGACATTAGAGAAAATCAGAGGTAAAGCCGGTTTGCTCATCGTAGTGGTGGGCGTGGCTCTTTTTGCCTTTATTATCGGAGACTTCCTTCGATCCGGATCTACTTTCTTCCGTCAGAGCCAAGAAGTAGTCTTGGATATCAACGGAGAGAAAATCAAAATCTACGATTACCAACAGCGTCTCAAAGCGATGGAGAAACGCGCCGAGCAAAGTGGAACAAAGATCACCGACGAACAGCGTGCTTCTCTGAACAATCAGCTCGCACAGCAGTATGTACAGGACTACGTGCTCGGGCAGCAAGCTGACAAGTTGGGTCTTACGGTAAGTCCGGAAGAGCTATTGGCTCTGATTATCGGTGATGGTGTTCAGCCCTCCATGTTCGCCCAACAGTTTTTCTCCCGATTTGGTATCAATGGATCCGACAGGGCTGCCGTGAATGATTTTCTGAATCACATCAGCGACAAGCAAATTAAATCGCAGCCGGCCGAACAGCAGGGCTATCTGTACGAAATCCAGAGTGAATGGCAAAGCGTGGAAAAGCAAATCGCAGATACCCGTATGCAAGAAAAGTTGGGTGCTCTGCTGACGAGATCTTATGCCATTAATGATATCGATGCCAGATACGAATCCGGAGTGCCCAGTCGTGAAGTAGCTGTGGCACAAGCTCCCATATCTGTCATTGGCGATACTTCTATTCGTGCCACGGATGAGGAGATCAAAAAGTACTACAACGAACACAAAGAGTTCTTCGTTCAGAAATATCCGTCTACCATCGTCCAGTATATCAGCTCTCAGGTAGTGCCGAGTGCTCAAGACATGGCAAATGCAGAAGTGGAGATGCAGAAGGTACGCACCGAGATGCAACAGCAAAGCGATGTGGAAGCTCTTGCCCGCAACTATTCGGACAAGTTCGTATCTCCTTCTTTCCTGACTTCGGCAGAACTCGATCGCATGAACCTCGGCGTAAGCATTACCGAATTTATCAAGACTGCGACACCGGGCGAAGTCAATATCCCGATGTTGGAGAATAACCACTATTCTTTGGTAAAGCTGGTGGCTAAAAAGTCCGGGTTCGAATCGCTCAATGTGGCAATCATTGCTCTGGACTCCGCCAATCTGTCTAAGGCCGATAGCCTTTGCAACGCCTTGAATGAGGGGGGCGACTTCGCTGCTGCAGCTCGCACGTTCAGCGCAGATCCTACCTCTCGTGAGACAGGCGGTGTACTCACGTTCCCCAACCAGTTTACACAAATGCCGGATAGCACTATTACAGAGGCTATGGCTCAGCAGCTGCACCTCGACACTCTTTTCAGCATTCCATCGAATAGAGTGATCAAAATGAATCAGGATAAATTCGTTTTCCTGGCCAAAGCTTTCAATCCCAAGCCGGCTGTAGATAAATACAAAATTGCCTATATCGGAGTAGATGCTAATTTTTCTGATGAGACATACAATAAGAAGTTTATGGAGCTGAACGAGATGTTGAACTCCGGCAAACCTTTCCCCAAACTCGCAGAACAGGCACGCAGCAAGGGCTTGAGTATAGAGGAAAATGCCGAAGTGACAGTATTCTCGGATCACGTAGGCAATATCCCCTCCTCTCGTGAGATCGTTAGCTGGGCTCTCAAAGCAGAGAAGGATGAGGTGAACGAAAAGATCTTCCGTTGCGGCACTGACTATTTGGTGATTGCCGCCGTAAAAGATCAGATTCCCTCCGGCTATCGTCCCGTGGAGAAGATCAAAGAGCAAATAGCCAATCAGCTGCGTGTCGAAAAACAAGGCGAGAAACTGGTGGCTGATCTGAAAGCCAAGAAGCTGGACAACCTCGAAGCCTATGCTTCTGCGATGAACACAAAAATCGATACTCTTGCGGGAATCAGCTACTCTCCGCGCGGAGGTGAAGCAGCCGAATTGGCCGGATATGCCATGTCTACGCCGCTGACCAAGCTGTCCGAACCTTTTGCTGCTCGCAACTATGTGATGGTAGTGAAGCCTTTGACGCAAAACGAAAAGGCTGCCGGCCAGAGCGTAGAAGCCCAAATAGCTCAAAAACGTCGTGCGCTCGGTCAGCAGACTGCGTACCGTGCATTCCGCAAAATGCTTGATCAGGTGCCCGTCACAGACAACCGCGCCCGTTTCTACTAA
- a CDS encoding bifunctional folylpolyglutamate synthase/dihydrofolate synthase, with protein MMTYEEAIRYLFTATPVFQHQGGSAYKPGLGTVETIDRLLGHPHKAYRTIHVAGTNGKGSTASTLAAILQVAGMRVGLFTSPHLVDFRERIRVNGICITEEYVVDFCERTREMVTTLHPSFFELTTMMAFDYFRHAQVDMALIEVGMGGRLDSTNIITPILSIITNIGKDHVQFLGDTPEKIAFEKAGIIKSGVPVVVGRAEGGVRHAFQHKADEERADIVFAQESGVIISSTLENGCYTYQTRDYGSVRGELTGLAQEENARTILCAVEVLSKRCGLNLSSEHVREGFAHVTAMSGLFGRWQQLAEQPRIVCDTGHNEDGFRLITEQLRRQTYRQLRIVFGMVNDKDITAVLALLPREAVYYFTRASVDRALPEDDLRQQAAAFGLVGNTYSSIREALEAARREAHADDFIFVGGSNFIVADLLEEFK; from the coding sequence ATGATGACTTACGAAGAAGCTATCCGGTATCTCTTTACCGCTACCCCTGTCTTCCAACACCAAGGGGGCAGTGCATATAAACCCGGGCTCGGTACCGTAGAGACCATAGACCGCCTGCTGGGACATCCCCACAAGGCTTACCGAACGATACATGTGGCCGGTACTAACGGCAAAGGCTCTACCGCCTCTACACTGGCTGCTATCTTACAAGTTGCCGGTATGCGGGTAGGCTTGTTTACATCTCCTCATTTGGTGGATTTTCGCGAGCGTATTCGTGTAAACGGCATTTGCATTACAGAAGAATACGTAGTGGATTTCTGCGAGCGAACGCGTGAGATGGTGACAACGCTGCATCCCTCTTTCTTCGAACTGACTACGATGATGGCTTTCGACTATTTCCGACACGCTCAGGTCGATATGGCACTCATCGAAGTGGGGATGGGAGGCCGTTTGGATAGTACCAATATCATTACTCCCATCCTGAGTATCATTACGAACATCGGCAAGGATCATGTGCAGTTCCTTGGGGATACGCCGGAGAAGATAGCTTTCGAAAAGGCCGGGATCATCAAGTCCGGAGTCCCCGTTGTGGTCGGCCGAGCCGAGGGAGGTGTGCGCCATGCCTTTCAGCACAAAGCCGATGAGGAAAGAGCGGATATTGTCTTTGCTCAAGAATCGGGCGTAATCATTTCCTCAACATTAGAAAACGGTTGCTATACATACCAAACACGGGACTATGGATCGGTTCGTGGCGAACTGACCGGCTTGGCTCAGGAGGAGAACGCGCGTACGATTCTCTGTGCCGTGGAGGTCCTTTCCAAACGATGCGGTCTGAATCTTTCTTCGGAACACGTCCGTGAAGGATTTGCCCACGTTACGGCAATGTCAGGACTGTTTGGCCGTTGGCAGCAGTTGGCCGAGCAGCCACGGATCGTATGCGATACCGGACACAACGAAGACGGATTCCGTCTGATCACCGAGCAACTGAGACGACAGACTTACCGACAGCTGCGTATCGTCTTCGGCATGGTCAATGACAAGGACATCACGGCCGTATTGGCTCTCTTGCCTCGGGAGGCCGTTTATTATTTCACCCGTGCTTCGGTCGACAGAGCCTTGCCGGAAGACGATCTGCGGCAGCAAGCTGCTGCTTTCGGCTTGGTCGGTAATACCTACTCTTCCATTCGGGAGGCACTCGAAGCTGCCCGACGAGAGGCGCATGCGGATGATTTTATTTTCGTCGGAGGGAGCAATTTCATCGTAGCCGATTTGTTAGAAGAATTCAAATAA